In a genomic window of Halalkalicoccus subterraneus:
- a CDS encoding alpha/beta fold hydrolase has product MELNHTRRGSGEPLLLIHGLGGSWRTWEPVLDDLADEREVIAVDLPGHGETPPLSGETSMDTLAGAVIDFLETQDLAGVDAVGNSMGARLVLELARRGEIGSTVALAPGGFWEGWERYFFYATIAPSIRLVRALQPVMDGLTASAVGRTLLLAQLSARPWKLSGDVAGEELRTFAESPVFDELVDELAFGPAQRGRDSTPESIVIGWGRKDRLTLPRQARRAKERFPDARWYWFEDAGHYLHWDAPEEATRLILRTTG; this is encoded by the coding sequence GTGGAACTAAATCACACACGTCGGGGATCGGGCGAGCCGCTGCTTCTGATCCACGGCCTCGGCGGGAGCTGGCGGACGTGGGAACCGGTTCTCGACGATCTGGCCGACGAACGCGAGGTGATCGCGGTCGACCTCCCCGGCCACGGCGAAACCCCACCGCTCTCCGGCGAGACGTCGATGGACACGCTCGCGGGCGCGGTCATCGACTTCCTCGAAACACAGGACCTCGCCGGAGTCGACGCCGTCGGGAACTCGATGGGCGCGCGACTCGTCCTCGAACTCGCGCGCCGCGGCGAGATCGGCTCTACGGTGGCGCTCGCACCCGGCGGGTTCTGGGAGGGCTGGGAACGCTACTTCTTCTACGCCACGATCGCCCCCTCGATCCGCCTCGTCCGCGCGCTCCAGCCCGTGATGGACGGGCTCACCGCCAGCGCCGTCGGTCGTACTCTACTGCTCGCCCAACTTTCGGCGCGCCCGTGGAAGCTGTCGGGAGACGTCGCCGGCGAGGAGCTTCGCACCTTCGCTGAGTCACCCGTCTTCGACGAGCTGGTGGACGAACTGGCGTTCGGCCCCGCCCAGCGGGGGAGGGACTCGACGCCCGAATCGATCGTGATCGGGTGGGGGCGAAAGGACCGACTCACTCTTCCCCGGCAGGCCAGACGCGCCAAGGAGCGGTTTCCCGACGCACGCTGGTACTGGTTCGAGGACGCCGGCCATTACCTCCACTGGGACGCCCCCGAGGAGGCGACGCGATTGATACTTCGGACGACCGGCTGA
- a CDS encoding diacylglycerol/polyprenol kinase family protein has protein sequence MTEIGRRLVHASGVGAPLSYLLGVFTWEQLGWVLAAGLAGTLLLEFARLRSGLDWWIYENLTREYEREKVAGYALYMVGMAVVALAAPPEIGVPAMFMLAIGDPVGGYLGKGAATKSPVALAAVFGVCLLVALPFVPPVAAVLGAMAATAADGYLITIRGSIVDDNLTIPLAAALAMWVGVALV, from the coding sequence GTGACCGAAATCGGGCGGCGGCTCGTGCACGCAAGCGGGGTCGGCGCACCCCTGAGCTACCTGCTCGGCGTGTTCACGTGGGAGCAGTTGGGCTGGGTGTTGGCGGCCGGGCTGGCGGGCACTCTTCTGCTCGAATTCGCGCGACTGCGATCGGGGCTCGACTGGTGGATCTACGAGAACCTGACCCGCGAATACGAGCGGGAGAAGGTCGCGGGCTACGCGCTGTACATGGTCGGAATGGCCGTCGTGGCGCTCGCAGCCCCGCCGGAAATCGGCGTGCCGGCGATGTTCATGCTCGCGATCGGCGATCCCGTCGGCGGGTACCTCGGGAAGGGGGCGGCGACGAAGTCACCCGTTGCGCTCGCGGCGGTCTTCGGGGTGTGCCTGCTGGTCGCGCTACCGTTCGTCCCGCCCGTGGCGGCAGTCCTCGGCGCGATGGCGGCGACGGCCGCCGACGGCTATCTGATCACGATCCGCGGATCCATCGTCGATGACAACCTGACGATTCCCCTGGCGGCGGCGCTGGCGATGTGGGTCGGGGTCGCGCTGGTCTAA
- the glyS gene encoding glycine--tRNA ligase, producing MSDSGSEGRTLAELAKRRGFFFPSNGVYGGTAGFYTYGPEGAALKRHLEDAWRDRFTVREGNQEIEAPTVMPEAVFEASGHLDGFDDMLVECAECGESHRADHLIEDNTKIEDAEALPIAEVEELIREHELVCPSCGTALAGEPVEEFNLMFETTIGPGSGQQGYMRPETAQGIFVEFPQLAEYARNKLPFGVTQIGPAYRNEISPRKGVIRVREFTQAELEQFVDPERDEPDLSRVSDVEVTLYPIENQREEGTEYVSTTIGEAVEEGLIASEWVAYYLGIAQEWYERVGVDMDRFRFRQHLPGERAHYASDCWDAESELDGDWVEIAGFAYRGDYDLSKHAEHADEEFTVFEQYDEPIHTERATVDPDMSYLGPEFGGKAGEIADALATLAERDRAAFEEDVVTVEVEGESHEIPTGTTGFAVEEVTESGEHVTPHVVEPSFGVGRTLYTLVAHAYREDEVDGEERSYLSLAPEMAPTTVGVFPLMDRDGMGEHAREIAGDLRGTGLEVAYDDSGNIGRRYRRQDEVGTPFCVTVDYETEADGTVTLRDRDSTDQIRVPIAQLAALLTDLRDGSRSFESVRDGYEELSEPESNPAE from the coding sequence ATGAGCGATAGCGGGAGCGAGGGCCGTACCCTCGCGGAACTCGCGAAACGCCGCGGGTTTTTCTTCCCGTCGAACGGCGTCTATGGGGGGACCGCCGGCTTCTACACCTACGGGCCCGAGGGCGCGGCACTCAAACGCCACCTCGAAGACGCCTGGCGCGATCGCTTCACCGTCAGGGAGGGCAACCAGGAGATCGAGGCGCCGACGGTGATGCCCGAGGCGGTCTTCGAGGCGTCGGGCCATCTCGACGGGTTCGACGACATGCTCGTCGAGTGTGCCGAGTGTGGCGAGAGCCACCGCGCGGACCACCTGATCGAGGACAACACGAAAATCGAGGACGCCGAAGCCCTCCCCATCGCGGAGGTCGAGGAGCTGATCCGCGAACACGAGCTGGTCTGTCCCTCGTGTGGGACCGCCCTCGCGGGCGAGCCAGTCGAGGAGTTCAACCTGATGTTCGAGACGACCATCGGGCCCGGCAGCGGCCAGCAGGGGTACATGCGCCCCGAGACGGCCCAGGGGATCTTCGTGGAGTTCCCCCAACTCGCCGAATACGCCCGCAACAAGCTCCCCTTCGGCGTCACGCAGATCGGGCCCGCCTACAGAAACGAGATCAGCCCCCGCAAGGGCGTGATTCGAGTGAGGGAGTTCACGCAGGCCGAACTCGAGCAGTTCGTCGATCCCGAACGCGACGAGCCCGACCTCTCGCGAGTATCGGACGTCGAGGTGACGCTCTACCCGATCGAGAACCAGCGCGAGGAGGGTACGGAGTACGTCAGCACCACCATCGGCGAGGCCGTCGAGGAGGGGCTCATCGCCAGCGAGTGGGTGGCGTACTATCTGGGGATCGCCCAGGAGTGGTACGAGCGTGTCGGCGTCGATATGGATCGATTTCGATTCCGCCAGCACCTCCCCGGCGAACGCGCCCATTACGCGAGCGATTGCTGGGACGCCGAAAGCGAGTTGGACGGCGACTGGGTCGAGATCGCCGGCTTCGCCTACCGGGGCGACTACGACCTCTCGAAGCACGCCGAACACGCCGACGAGGAGTTTACGGTGTTCGAGCAATACGACGAACCGATTCACACGGAGCGCGCGACCGTCGACCCCGACATGAGCTACCTCGGGCCAGAGTTCGGCGGGAAGGCGGGGGAGATCGCCGACGCGCTCGCGACGCTCGCCGAGCGGGACCGCGCCGCCTTCGAGGAGGACGTCGTCACCGTCGAGGTAGAGGGAGAGAGCCACGAGATCCCGACCGGGACGACCGGTTTCGCGGTCGAGGAGGTCACCGAGTCGGGCGAGCACGTCACGCCCCACGTGGTCGAACCCTCCTTCGGGGTGGGTCGGACGCTGTACACGCTCGTCGCCCACGCCTACCGCGAGGACGAGGTCGACGGCGAGGAGCGGAGTTACCTCTCGTTGGCCCCCGAGATGGCCCCGACGACAGTGGGTGTGTTCCCGCTGATGGATCGGGACGGCATGGGCGAACACGCCCGCGAGATCGCAGGCGATCTCCGGGGGACGGGCTTGGAAGTCGCCTACGACGACTCGGGCAACATCGGGCGCCGGTACAGGAGACAGGACGAGGTCGGCACGCCGTTCTGTGTGACAGTGGATTACGAAACCGAAGCGGACGGCACCGTCACCTTGCGTGACCGCGATTCGACCGACCAGATCCGGGTGCCGATCGCGCAGCTCGCGGCTCTGTTGACCGATCTCCGGGACGGCTCGCGTTCGTTCGAGTCGGTTCGTGACGGATACGAAGAACTATCCGAGCCGGAGTCGAACCCGGCGGAGTAG